Within the Herbaspirillum sp. RTI4 genome, the region GATCTGATCCAGCAGCAGCGCGATGCGCAAGCGACGCTGGCGATTTTAATGGGCCGTCCGCCGCAAGCGTTCAAGGTGGAGGAAGCCGGTCTGGCGGGCATCCTGATGCCGCGCATCGCCCCGGGCTTGCCGTCGGAGTTGCTGGCACGCCGACCCGATGTCCGACGCGCCGAGGCGCTGTTGCTGCAAGCGAACGCCAATGTTGCCGTGGCCCGCGCCGCCTTGTTTCCCCGCATTAACCTGACCGGTTCAACCGGCGCGCAGAGCAGTGCCTTGCTGGCGCTGTTCAACGGCCCGGCCTTGCTTGCCAATATGGGGGCATCGATTGTCGCGCCGATTTTCGATGGCGGCTTGCTGAAAAATCAGCGCGATCTGGCCAAGGAACAAGAGCAGGAGCTGGTCGAGGTCTACCGTTCTACTGTCATCAATGCTTTGCTCGAAGTCGATAAGGCGCTGGGCGCGATCACCAGTCTGGAACAGCGCTATCAATTGAAAACCCAGGAAATGGAACAGGCCCGCTACGCTTTCGGTCTGTCGGAAATCCGTTATCGCAACGGTGCCGAGGATTTAATGACGGTGCTCGATACTCAGCGCAGTCTGGCCGATGCGCAAACTCAGCTGGGGCAGATCAAATTACAGCGCTTGCAGGCCACCGTGTCCCTGTACAAGGCGCTGGGCGGCGGCTGGATCGACAATGAGGCTGGCAAGCTCTAGTTCCTTCCTCTCGCTCTGGTTTTCATGGCATTCCCGATTCCTGCCCGTTTGTGGTGAATCGCACCGAACTGGTGAAGCCGGCCTGCGCACTATCATGGCTTTCAGCGAGTCACCCAGTCCGCCATTTCTCTCTAAACATCTGATTGCTTCAGTACTTCAATCTGATATATCAGATTGAAGTACATTCTGGCACGCATATTGCTGATAGTGCTGGCATGAACACTGCCCAGCCTCATCCTCTTCCCAGCCTGTCTTCCGCGCAGATCGCTCTCCGAATTCTGGAATCGATACTGGCAAGGCAACTCGCGCCCGGTACGCGTCTGGGCGAGCAGCAGTTAGCGGAATTGTTCGGCGTCAGTCGCACCTTGATTCGTGAAGCGCTCACCCGGCTGGTGACACGCGGCGTGGTGACGGTCAGCGCCCGGCGCGGCTGGTTCGTGATCGAACCCACGGCCAGCGAAGCGCGTCAGGCATTCGAGGCGCGCCGGGTGATCGAAATGGGCTTGTTGCGCCAGGCGCTTCCGCTGACGGCATCGGCAGTGACCCGGTTGCGGGAACACATCGCCCGCGAACAGGCCGCTATTGCCAGTGACGATGTCGGCGCGCGCAGTTACCTGCTCGGCGATTTCCACGTTTTCCTGTGCGAGTGCCTGGGCAATACGCTGTTATCCGACATGCTGCGCGACCTGACCGCGCGCACCACGCTGACCGCCATGCTGCATCAGTCGTCGGAGCAGGCCGAAGAATCGTGCGGCGAACATCTTGGTATTGTCGCTGCGCTCGAAAACGGCGATCTGGAACAAGCTGAGGCGCTCATGCTGCACCATTTGCAGCACGTCGAAGCAGGTCTTCAGCAGGACAGTACGAGCGATACCGATCCCCTCAATGCGCTGCGTCAGGCGCTGGCTCCGGTATCGGCAGCACCTCCTTCCTTTTCCATTGCGCCGGTGCGATCCACCACCAGCGCCCCCCCTATCCCGGCTCCCGCAGCCGCTTTCCCACTCCCTTCCCGACCTGGAGAATCAACATGAAAATTTCTAAACTGCTGCTTGGACTCATGACCGGCATGTTATTGCTCAGCGCAAGCGCCGCTCGCGCCGATACGCTCGATGACATCGTGAAAAACGGCGTGCTCAGAGTCGCTGTGCCGCAAGACCTGCCGCCCTTCGGTTCGGTGAGCGCCGAGATGAAACCGCAAGGACTCGATATCGACGTCGCGGCGCTGGTCGCGAAAAAAATGGGAGTTCGGCTGGAGCTGATACCGGTCACCAGCGCCAACCGCGTGCCGTATCTGCAAACCAAAAAAGTCGATCTGGTGGTTTCCAGTCTGGGGAAAAATCCTGAGCGCGAAAAAGTCATCGATTTCAGCGCGGCCTATGCGCCCTTCTTCAATGGCGTGTTCGGCCCTGCCGATCAAAAAGTCGGCGGCGCTGCGGATCTGGCCGGCAAGACGGTGGGCGTTACCCGCGGTTCGGTGGAAGATCTGGAACTGAGCAAAATCGTTCCGGCCAGCGCCACGATCAAGCGCTATGAAGACAATAACGGCACCATCAGCGCCTTCCTTTCGAATCAGGTGCAACTGGTCGCTACCGGCAACGTCGTGGCTGCGGCGATCATCGCCAGAAACCCGCCCAAAAAACCGGAAACAAAATTCCTCATCAAGGACTCGCCTTGCTATATCGGCCTGAACAAAGAGGAAAAGAAATTGCAGGACAAGGTCAACGCTATCCTGGCGCAATCGAAAAAAGACGGCTCCCTCAATACCCTGATCGAAAAATGGTTGGGTCTGCCGCTGCCGGCCAATCTGTAAGCGATATCTGCACAGCAACGCGCAGTTTAATCAGGCACTCATTACAAGAAACGGTCCCTCATGGCCTATCAATTTGATTTCATTTCCACCTTCGACTACACCGGCGTGCTGGTCAAAGGCGTGCTGACGACGATAGAACTGATCGCCGTCGGCGGCGTCCTTGGAGTTGCTGTAGGCATCTTCGGAGCCTGGGCCCGCACACAGGGGCCGCGCTGGTTGCGGCCGCTGGTGAGTGCCTACGTCGAGCTGATCCGTAATACGCCGTTTCTGGTGCAATTGTTTTTCATCTTCTTCGGCCTGCCCAGCATCGGCGTGCAAATCACGGAGATGCAGGCGGCGATCCTGGCGATGGTGATTAACCTCGGGGCCTACGGTACCGAAATCATCCGCGCCGGCGTCAATGCGGTGAGTCGCGGCCAGATCGAAGCGGCGCAGAGTTTATCGATGTCGCGCATGCAAGTTTTCCGTCACATCATTCTGCGTCCGGCGCTGCAAAAAATCTGGCCCGCGCTGTCGAGCCAGATTGTGATTGTGATGCTGGGGTCGGCGGTCTGTTCGCAAATCGCCGTCGAGGAATTATCGTTCGCGGCTAACTTCATCCAGGGTCGCAATTTCCGCGCCTTCGAAGCGTATCTGGTAGCGACCGCTTTGTATCTGATACTGGCGATCCTGTTACGACAATTGCTGCGCTTGATAGACCGGCGCTTCATTTCGGCACGGAGGGCAGCATGACTACTTTTTCCTTGTGGGACATCGTGCGCAATCTGCTGCTGGCAGGGCGCTGGACTATCCTGCTGTCGCTGATCACCTTTGTGACCGGCGGTCTGATCGGCTTGCTGGTGCTGTTTCTGCGTACCTCAAAGCGCCCGCTGCTGCGCCGCGCCGCCATGGTGTATATCGAAGTGTTTCAGGGAACGCCGCTGCTGATGCAATTGTTTCTGGCGTTCTTCGGGCTGGCGTTGTTCGGTTTCGATGTGCCTGCCTGGTTTGCGGCGGGGCTGGCGCTGACTTTGTGGAGCGCATCTTTCCTCGCTGAAATCTGGCGCGGTTGCGTCGAAGCGATTCCGCGCGGGCAGTGGGAAGCTTCTTCGGTGCTGGCCATGGGCTATGTGCAGCAAATGCGCTACATCCTCTTGCCGCAGGCGCTGCGTATCGCCATTGCGCCTACCGTCGGTTTCGGCGTGCAAATCATCAAGGGTACGGCGCTCACTTCCATTATCGGCTTCGTCGAATTATCGAAAGCGGCCACCGTCATTACCAATGCCACCTTCATGCCCTTCACGGTGTTTGCCGTGGTCGGATGCTTTTATTTTGTGCTCTGCTGGCCTTTGTCCAAGTACAGCCAATTTCTAGAAAGGAAATTCAATGCCTCTCATCGCCATTGATGATGTCAAGAAAAGCTACGGCGCTAACCAGGTGCTCAAGGGCATACGGCTTGATGTAGAGCCGGGCGAAGTCATTGCCATTATCGGTAAAAGCGGTTCCGGGAAAAGCACGCTGCTGCGCTGTATCAACGGACTGGAAAGCATAGACGAAGGCGCTATCCGCGTTGCCGGTGCCTACCTTGGCACCAGCGAACTGGAACTGCGCACGCTGCGCTTAAAAGTCGGGATGATTTTCCAGCAGTTCAATTTATTTCCCCATCTGAGTGTGGGCCGCAACGTCATGATTTCACCGATGGTGGTCAAGGGCGTCACGGAAAAAGATGCCCGCGCACTGGCTGTGAAAAATCTGGAACGGGTCGGTCTGGGTGAGAAATTCGACAGTTTTCCCGACCAGCTTTCCGGCGGCCAGCAGCAGCGCGTCGCCATCGCCCGAGCGCTGTGCATGGAGCCGCAAGCCTTGCTGTGCGATGAAATTACCTCGGCGCTCGATCCTGAACTGGTCAATGAAGTGTTGAGCGTGGTGCGCGGTCTGGCCGAGGAGGGCATGACGCTGATCATGGTCACGCATGAAATGCGTTTTGCACGCGAAGTCTGCGACCGCGTGGTCTTCATGCATCAGGGTAAGGTGCATGAAATCGGCCCGCCGGAAGCGATTTTCAGCGATCCGCAAACGCCTGAACTGAAACAGTTTCTGGGAGTGGCACGCGCCTGATAGCCCTGGGTTTTCTCTGTAAAAGCACCGTCCTGGCGGCATTCGCTGGCATACTCTGCATTCAGACAGACATCGCCCGCGAGAAGGAACTCATGCATGACAAGCGCCGTTAAAAAAATCTACCCGGATCAATCCAGTCTGATCCGCCATCTTGCCGAATGGCTGACGGCGCGTATCGAAAACAGTAGCGGGCCGTTTGCGCTGGCGTTGTCGGGTGGTTCTACGCCGCGTCCTTTGTACGCTTTACTCGCCACGCCGGACTATGCGCGTCGCATCGACTGGGCGCGATTGCATCTGTTTTGGGGCGATGAACGCTGCGTTCCGCACGACCATCCCGACAGCAATTACCGCATGGTGAAGCAGGCGCTGATCGCGCATGTGCCGCTGCCGCAAGCGAATGTGCATGCGGTGCAGACCGGACTCACGCCGCAAGCCGCAGCGCGAGACTATGCCTTGCGCTTGCAAGCGTATTACGGTGCCGAGATGATCGATCCGGCGCGTCCCTTGTTTGATGTCAATTTGCTGGGAATGGGCGATGACGGCCATACCGCGTCACTGTTTCCCGGCACGGCTGCGCTGACGGAAGAAAAAGCGTGGGTCGTAGCCGTCGAAGGCGTCAAGCCGGAGCCGCGCATTTCGCTGACCTTTCCGGTGCTGGGAAGTGCGGCGGCAGTGGTGTTTCTGGTGGCCGGTGCAGCGAAAAGCAAAGTGGTCGAGGAGGTGCTGAACGGCGACCTGCGTTTTCCTGCGGCGCAGGTGCAGACCGATGGCGATTTGCTGTGGTTCATGGATGAGGCCGCCGGCGGGAAACCATGCGTATGAAAAAAATCTATCTCGCGGGGCCGGATGTATTTCGCGCCGACTACGCCGCGCACAAGGACAGACTCAAGCAGCTCTGTCAGGCGGCGGGTTTATTGCCGCTTTGTCCGGCAGATGATGAGATTCCTGATGATCCTGATAGTCCCGATAGCCCCTTCTCGCAACGCATTTACGAACAAAACATCGCCCTCATCAATGCCGCCGATATCGTCATGGCGAATGTGCAGAATTTTCGCGGCAGCGAGCCGGATTCGGGAACGGTGTTTGAAATCGCTTATGCCATCGGCAAAGGCAAAAAAGTCTGGTGCTATAACGTCCCCGTCATGAGTCTCCGGCAACAGATTCCCTGCGACAGCGCGGGTCGCGATGCGGACGGTTACGCCGTCGAAGATTTCGGCCTGTCACGCAACCTCATGCTGGCGCATTCCAGTGTGCAGATTAGCGGCGATGCACAGGCGTGTATCGCGGCCATCCAAGCCTATTATTCTTGAATCAGTAATTCTTGAATCAGTAATTCTTTAATCAGTAACTCTTGAATCAGCAAGGCGATTGCTGCGCTTGTCGTTTGGAAAATGACGACAAGCGAACGCGTGCTTTTTTATAGCGGCAAAGCCGTTTCATATTTCACTTCACGCAGCGCCACGCTGGTGTTGACCTGCGACACGCCGGGCAGTTTAAACAGCACGTTATGCTGAAAGTCGTGGTAAGCCTCCATGTCCGCCAAGACTACCTTGACCAGATAATCCGACGTGCCGGTCACTTCATAGCATTCCATCACTTCAGGCCGCAGTTTCATGGCCTCCTCGAAATTGCTCACCACCCCTTCGGCGTGGCGCGTCAGTGATATATGCAGCATGCAGCACAAGGGCAAGCCGACCTTGCGACGGTCCACCAGGGCCGCATAGCGCACGATGAAACCCTTCTCTTCCAGTTCTTTCTGACGACGCCAGCAAGGCGTTGCCGACATCCCGATTTTCTCCGCCAGATCGTTATTGGAAATATGGCTGTCGCGCTGCAATTCCTTCAGGATTTCAATCGAAGCAGCGTCAAGAGTGGAATTTTCCATAAAGGCCTAAAAATAAAAATAGTTTTTCTGTGTGGACGAATTTGAGCGGCAGATAGGAATAATTTTTCTGGCTGCGAATCCTAACATTAGCCATCAATAATACAAGCTGCCTGCATCTCATGGGCGGCGATGAGGAGACGCAATGGATATGTCCACCAGGCAACTGCACACGCACGCTACCGCACTCAATACAAACGACGGTTTGTCACCGCTGGCCGATGCCGCCTATCAACTCGACGACAATCTGCGCCGTCAGGAAGGTCATGTTTTTCTGACCGGAACGCAAGCGCTGGTGCGTCTGATGGTCATGCAGAAACTGTCCGACGTCGGGCAGGGCCTCAATACCGCCGGTTTCATCAGCGGCTATCGCGGTTCGCCGCTGGGTGCGGTGGATCAGGAAGTCTGGCGCGGCAAGGCCCTGCTGGAATCGCACGGCATCGAATTTTTACCTGCCATCAACGAAGACCTCGGCGCGACGGCAGTGCTTGGTAGTCAGCAGGTCGGCAGCGACCCGCAGCGCAAGGTTGATGGCGTGTTCGCCATGTGGTACGGCAAGGGTCCCGGCGTGGATCGCGCCGGCGATGCCATCAAGCATGGCAACGCCTACGGTTCTTCTCCGCTAGGCGGCGTGCTGGTGGTTCTGGGCGACGACCACGGCTGCGTTTCTTCTTCCATGCCGCATCAGAGCGAGCAAGCGCTGATGGCGTGGAGCATGCCGGTCCTCAATCCCGCCAATATCGAGGAATATCTGGAGTTCGGTCTGTATGGCTGGGCGCTGTCGCGCTTTTCCGGCAACTGGGTCGGCTTTAAAGCGATTTCAGAAACGGTGGAAGGAGGTGCCGTGGTGCGCCTGCCGCAGAAAACTACCTATGTCATCCCTGACGATTACACCTATCCGAGCGACGGTTTGCATTACCGCTGGCCCGATCTTCCCAGTCTGGCGCTGGAAGAACGACTGAGCGAAAAACTTCATGCGGTGCAAGCCTTTGCGCGGCGCAATTCCATCGATCGGCTGGTCGTTGCTGCACCGGGTGCCACGCTGGGCATCATCAGTGCTGGCAAAGCCTATCTCGACCTGATTGAAGCCTTGCAGCGCATGGGTTTGCCGCAGCAACGGCTGGAAGAACTCGGCGTGCGGCTGTACAAACCCGGCCTGACTTATCCGCTGGAACGCAGTCGTCTGCTCTCGTTTGTCGCCGGGCTGGACGAAGTGCTGGTGGTCGAAGAAAAAGGCGCGGTGATCGAAGATCAGCTCAAGCAGATTCTGTACAACCTGCCGCAAGCAAGCCGTCCGCAAATTCTCGGCAAGACCGATGCGCACAACCAGCCGCTGCTATCGGCACTCGGTGAATTGCGGCCTTCGCGTATTGCGCCTGCGCTGATTCGTTGGCTGGGGCCGAAACTGCCGGCGCTCAAACTGCACGAACAGCAGCCGAAATTTTGCGCGGCCGATTTGCTCTCGAACGCGGCCGACGCCGTCAAACGCACGCCCTATTTTTGTTCCGGTTGCCCGCACAATACCTCGACCCGCGTGCCGGAAGGCAGTCGCGGACTGGCCGGTATCGGCTGTCATTTCATGGCGACCTGGATGGACCGCAGCACCTTCAACTTGACGCAGATGGGCGG harbors:
- a CDS encoding Lrp/AsnC family transcriptional regulator is translated as MENSTLDAASIEILKELQRDSHISNNDLAEKIGMSATPCWRRQKELEEKGFIVRYAALVDRRKVGLPLCCMLHISLTRHAEGVVSNFEEAMKLRPEVMECYEVTGTSDYLVKVVLADMEAYHDFQHNVLFKLPGVSQVNTSVALREVKYETALPL
- a CDS encoding nucleoside 2-deoxyribosyltransferase; amino-acid sequence: MRMKKIYLAGPDVFRADYAAHKDRLKQLCQAAGLLPLCPADDEIPDDPDSPDSPFSQRIYEQNIALINAADIVMANVQNFRGSEPDSGTVFEIAYAIGKGKKVWCYNVPVMSLRQQIPCDSAGRDADGYAVEDFGLSRNLMLAHSSVQISGDAQACIAAIQAYYS
- a CDS encoding amino acid ABC transporter permease, with translation MAYQFDFISTFDYTGVLVKGVLTTIELIAVGGVLGVAVGIFGAWARTQGPRWLRPLVSAYVELIRNTPFLVQLFFIFFGLPSIGVQITEMQAAILAMVINLGAYGTEIIRAGVNAVSRGQIEAAQSLSMSRMQVFRHIILRPALQKIWPALSSQIVIVMLGSAVCSQIAVEELSFAANFIQGRNFRAFEAYLVATALYLILAILLRQLLRLIDRRFISARRAA
- a CDS encoding amino acid ABC transporter permease, translating into MTTFSLWDIVRNLLLAGRWTILLSLITFVTGGLIGLLVLFLRTSKRPLLRRAAMVYIEVFQGTPLLMQLFLAFFGLALFGFDVPAWFAAGLALTLWSASFLAEIWRGCVEAIPRGQWEASSVLAMGYVQQMRYILLPQALRIAIAPTVGFGVQIIKGTALTSIIGFVELSKAATVITNATFMPFTVFAVVGCFYFVLCWPLSKYSQFLERKFNASHRH
- a CDS encoding amino acid ABC transporter ATP-binding protein, giving the protein MPLIAIDDVKKSYGANQVLKGIRLDVEPGEVIAIIGKSGSGKSTLLRCINGLESIDEGAIRVAGAYLGTSELELRTLRLKVGMIFQQFNLFPHLSVGRNVMISPMVVKGVTEKDARALAVKNLERVGLGEKFDSFPDQLSGGQQQRVAIARALCMEPQALLCDEITSALDPELVNEVLSVVRGLAEEGMTLIMVTHEMRFAREVCDRVVFMHQGKVHEIGPPEAIFSDPQTPELKQFLGVARA
- a CDS encoding GntR family transcriptional regulator, which gives rise to MNTAQPHPLPSLSSAQIALRILESILARQLAPGTRLGEQQLAELFGVSRTLIREALTRLVTRGVVTVSARRGWFVIEPTASEARQAFEARRVIEMGLLRQALPLTASAVTRLREHIAREQAAIASDDVGARSYLLGDFHVFLCECLGNTLLSDMLRDLTARTTLTAMLHQSSEQAEESCGEHLGIVAALENGDLEQAEALMLHHLQHVEAGLQQDSTSDTDPLNALRQALAPVSAAPPSFSIAPVRSTTSAPPIPAPAAAFPLPSRPGEST
- the pgl gene encoding 6-phosphogluconolactonase translates to MTSAVKKIYPDQSSLIRHLAEWLTARIENSSGPFALALSGGSTPRPLYALLATPDYARRIDWARLHLFWGDERCVPHDHPDSNYRMVKQALIAHVPLPQANVHAVQTGLTPQAAARDYALRLQAYYGAEMIDPARPLFDVNLLGMGDDGHTASLFPGTAALTEEKAWVVAVEGVKPEPRISLTFPVLGSAAAVVFLVAGAAKSKVVEEVLNGDLRFPAAQVQTDGDLLWFMDEAAGGKPCV
- a CDS encoding transporter substrate-binding domain-containing protein gives rise to the protein MKISKLLLGLMTGMLLLSASAARADTLDDIVKNGVLRVAVPQDLPPFGSVSAEMKPQGLDIDVAALVAKKMGVRLELIPVTSANRVPYLQTKKVDLVVSSLGKNPEREKVIDFSAAYAPFFNGVFGPADQKVGGAADLAGKTVGVTRGSVEDLELSKIVPASATIKRYEDNNGTISAFLSNQVQLVATGNVVAAAIIARNPPKKPETKFLIKDSPCYIGLNKEEKKLQDKVNAILAQSKKDGSLNTLIEKWLGLPLPANL
- a CDS encoding efflux transporter outer membrane subunit, which encodes MKIKTLARVPSLALLVLLLNACGGPVVVESTLPEVPMPPGWDGAVEQKGAVRPDPSWWRQFGSTELSGLVVAGQSSNFEIAAAMSRVRQAQVQARISGAPLLPNVEFAGSGSHDFPMSSGVPNTTVSGMLQIGYEVDFWGRNRAGVSAAQAALRANIYDRETVDLTVTSGIVSTFLQVLSLRDRLTIARQNVSNTERVLVLVESQQRAGAASPLDLARQRSAVASQRAEIPDLIQQQRDAQATLAILMGRPPQAFKVEEAGLAGILMPRIAPGLPSELLARRPDVRRAEALLLQANANVAVARAALFPRINLTGSTGAQSSALLALFNGPALLANMGASIVAPIFDGGLLKNQRDLAKEQEQELVEVYRSTVINALLEVDKALGAITSLEQRYQLKTQEMEQARYAFGLSEIRYRNGAEDLMTVLDTQRSLADAQTQLGQIKLQRLQATVSLYKALGGGWIDNEAGKL